One segment of Sandaracinaceae bacterium DNA contains the following:
- a CDS encoding excinuclease ABC subunit UvrA: CPPDVDLIEGLRPALSVPQRAPGRNPRSTIATATEISDHLRVLYARAGTPHCPVCDEPLTSSTAQNVVDSLLAAPEGTRLTLLAPVLRGGTDTELAAWLERLRREGYVRVRLDGALTELGELGDTARAPGTSAPRELAVVVDRVVVKSGVRARVNEAVELAYTLAGGFVEVEQGDLRTVFHEALTCSHGHPSVPALTPQLFSFNSPDGACPTCDGLGRVQHWDAALVVPDATLSLREGAIAAWGKPGGALHREQLEQIAELRGVDPDKPFAKLSDKARAAVLEGVAPGPKRAGYEGVLPSLARRTRDYMSRKSAEGGDPDRIFEYLERELGRFATEQPCPDCGGARLRPEARAVRVAGVGIATLQDMSVRDAREHLETLDLGEHARVIVDRLLGELRARLAFLDQVGLGYLSLSRSMATLSGGEAQRVRLATQIGASLAGVLYVLDEPTVGLHASDVGRLLETLTALRDRGNTVLLVEHDEAVMRAADHIVDMGPGAGRAGGVCSRPGRSPSCWRTPSRPPVERWLLGAAKTRCITRARHPGSCACATPACTISWIST; encoded by the coding sequence TGCCCGCCGGACGTGGACCTCATCGAGGGTTTGCGGCCTGCGCTGTCCGTGCCGCAGCGCGCACCCGGGCGGAACCCGCGCTCCACCATCGCCACGGCCACGGAGATCAGCGACCACCTGCGCGTGCTGTACGCGCGCGCCGGGACACCGCACTGCCCGGTCTGCGATGAGCCGCTCACGTCGTCCACGGCGCAGAACGTGGTGGACAGTCTGCTCGCTGCCCCGGAGGGCACGCGGCTCACGCTGCTGGCGCCGGTGCTGCGCGGCGGCACGGACACGGAGCTCGCCGCGTGGCTCGAGCGGCTGCGCCGAGAGGGCTACGTGCGCGTACGCCTGGACGGGGCGCTCACGGAGCTGGGCGAGCTGGGCGACACGGCCCGCGCGCCTGGCACCAGCGCGCCGCGCGAGCTGGCCGTGGTGGTGGACCGTGTGGTCGTGAAGAGCGGCGTGCGAGCGCGCGTGAACGAAGCGGTGGAGCTGGCCTACACGCTGGCCGGTGGCTTCGTCGAGGTGGAGCAGGGCGACTTGCGCACCGTCTTCCACGAAGCGCTCACGTGCTCCCACGGGCATCCGTCGGTGCCAGCGCTCACGCCCCAGCTCTTTTCGTTCAACAGCCCCGACGGAGCGTGCCCCACGTGCGATGGGCTCGGTCGCGTGCAGCACTGGGATGCCGCGCTGGTGGTCCCCGATGCCACGCTGTCCCTGCGGGAGGGCGCCATCGCCGCATGGGGGAAGCCAGGCGGTGCTCTCCACCGGGAGCAGCTCGAGCAGATCGCCGAGCTTCGCGGCGTGGACCCCGACAAGCCCTTCGCGAAGCTGAGCGACAAGGCGCGCGCAGCTGTCCTCGAGGGCGTGGCCCCCGGCCCCAAGCGCGCGGGCTATGAGGGCGTTCTGCCCAGCCTGGCGCGTCGCACGCGGGACTACATGTCCCGTAAGTCGGCCGAGGGTGGGGATCCCGACCGCATCTTCGAGTACCTGGAGCGCGAGCTGGGGCGCTTCGCCACCGAGCAGCCGTGCCCCGACTGCGGCGGCGCGCGCTTGCGCCCGGAGGCGCGTGCCGTGCGCGTGGCGGGGGTGGGGATCGCCACGCTCCAGGACATGAGCGTGCGCGATGCGCGGGAGCACCTCGAGACCCTGGACCTGGGCGAGCACGCCCGCGTGATCGTCGATCGTCTCCTCGGCGAGCTGCGTGCTCGACTCGCGTTCTTGGACCAGGTGGGGCTCGGCTACCTCTCGCTCTCGCGCTCCATGGCCACGCTGAGCGGCGGCGAGGCCCAGCGCGTGAGGCTGGCCACGCAGATTGGGGCGTCGCTCGCGGGCGTGCTCTACGTGCTGGACGAGCCCACGGTGGGTCTCCACGCGAGCGACGTGGGCCGCCTGCTCGAGACGCTCACCGCGCTGCGCGATCGGGGCAACACCGTGTTGCTGGTGGAGCATGACGAGGCCGTCATGCGCGCCGCCGACCACATCGTGGACATGGGCCCCGGAGCGGGCCGCGCAGGGGGCGTGTGCTCTCGTCCGGGACGCTCGCCCAGCTGCTGGCGGACCCCCTCTCGCCCACCGGTCGAGCGCTGGCTGCTGGGCGCAGCGAAGACCCGGTGCATCACAAGAGCCCGCCACCCGGGGAGCTGCGCCTGCGCCACGCCCGCTTGCACAATCTCGTGGATCTCGACGTGA
- a CDS encoding ATP-binding cassette domain-containing protein gives MSLPLGRLVCVSGVSGSGKSSLITHTLVPKAREVLNGGHPVHVEAEISGLHHLDKLVQIDQSPIGRTPRSSPASYVGILGELRDLFAGLPEARARGYASARFSFNTKGGRCDACSGEGVTRVGMHFLPDVEVTCSVCAGSRFNRETLEVRYRGFSFADVLAMDVGAAAEFFAAHPRIAPALETMRRIGLSHLALGRSATTLSGGEAQRVKLARELARRSTGRTLYVLDEPTTGLHFHDVDVLLGLLRELVEAGNSVIVIEHDLRMLAAADHVLDLGPGGGRDGGRVVFAGTPIALRECAASLTGRALAVRG, from the coding sequence GTGAGCCTCCCCCTCGGGCGCCTGGTGTGTGTGAGCGGGGTGTCGGGCAGCGGCAAGAGCTCGCTCATCACGCACACCCTGGTGCCGAAGGCGCGCGAGGTGCTCAACGGCGGACACCCGGTGCACGTGGAAGCCGAGATCAGCGGGCTGCACCACCTCGACAAGCTGGTGCAGATCGATCAGTCGCCGATTGGCCGCACGCCTCGCTCCAGTCCGGCCAGCTACGTGGGCATCCTCGGTGAGCTGCGCGACCTCTTCGCAGGGCTCCCCGAGGCACGGGCCCGCGGCTATGCCAGCGCGCGCTTCAGCTTCAACACCAAGGGCGGCCGCTGCGACGCGTGCTCGGGCGAGGGCGTGACGCGCGTGGGGATGCACTTCCTGCCCGACGTCGAGGTCACCTGCTCCGTCTGCGCAGGGTCGCGCTTCAACCGCGAGACCCTCGAGGTGCGCTATCGGGGCTTCAGCTTCGCTGACGTGCTTGCCATGGACGTGGGCGCCGCCGCCGAGTTCTTCGCGGCGCACCCGCGGATCGCGCCCGCGCTCGAGACCATGCGGCGCATCGGGCTCTCGCACCTGGCCCTGGGCCGCAGCGCCACCACACTCAGCGGCGGCGAGGCCCAGCGGGTCAAGCTGGCGCGCGAGCTGGCGCGGCGCTCGACGGGCCGCACGCTCTACGTGCTGGACGAGCCGACCACGGGCCTCCACTTCCACGACGTGGACGTGCTGCTGGGCCTGCTGCGCGAGCTGGTGGAGGCAGGCAACAGCGTAATCGTCATCGAGCACGACTTGCGCATGTTGGCAGCGGCAGACCACGTGCTGGACCTGGGACCGGGGGGCGGGCGAGACGGAGGGCGGGTGGTGTTTGCGGGGACTCCCATTGCACTTCGTGAGTGCGCCGCCTCGCTCACGGGGCGTGCGCTGGCCGTCCGTGGTTGA